TGTAAATAAATCCGGAAACAAACACGCCACACAGGGCAACAATTATCGAAATGCGCTCTAAATCGCGATATGCGTGATTCCCCGCCAAATGCTCGTGCCCGCCACGCATATCGGGTCGTGTCCACGCCTCGAGATAGTGCATCAATATCTCGCCATTAAATATGGCCGTGGAAAGCAGCGCTAGCACGATAAGCGGGAGCGTCATCGTAAACGGGGACTCGTGCGGATGTGCATGTCCTCTATACTTGCCAAAAAAAGTCATTGCAACAGAACGGGTCATGTAAAATGCGGTAAGGAATGCGGTAAATAGTCCGACAAACCAGCAAGCAACGCCTACTTCCACCCCAAATAACTGAGATTGGGCCGAAAAAACTGTCCAGAGAATTTGATCTTTGGAATAAAACCCGACAAAAAACGGAATCCCAGAAATCGCAAGCGTCGCGACCAAGTACGTAAGAAATGTGACTGGCATCTTGCGCCACAAACCACCAAAGTGGCGCATATCTTGTTCATGATGACAACCAACTATTACTGAACCTGCCCCCATGAAGAGACATGCCTTAAAAAAAGCATGAGTGACAACATGATAAATGCCATTGCTAAAGGCGCCAGCACCCAAAGCCATAAACATGTAACCGAGCTGACTTACCGTCGAATAAGCTAGGACTCGTTTAATATCCGTCTGCACCAGAGCAATGCTAGCCGCAAACAATGCAGTAAATGTTCCCAAAACTAAAATCAGCGCCAATACTCCAGGAGCAGAAAGGAATAAGCCTGCTAGGCGCGTTAGTAAATACACCCCCGCCGTAACCATGGTTGCAGCATGTATTAGCGCCGATACAGGCGTTGGGCCAGCCATGGCATCTGGTAGCCAGACAAATAGTGGAATTTGAGCACTTTTGCCAACGGCCCCAACAAACAACAGGAACGCAATGATACTAACGATATTACCATCGAGACTGCGCGCCACGGAATTTATCTCAACGAAGTTAAGGCTTTTGGCAAATAGAATGAGACAAAAAACTCCCAGGATAAACCCCGCATCGCCTATGCGATTTACTACAAAAGCCTTCTGCCCAGCTTTTGCATTGTTCATGTCCTTAAACCAAAAACCAATCAGCAAATACGAACACAAGCCTACGCCTTCCCAACCAATAAACATGAGCAACAGATTATCGGCCAATACTAAGATAAGCATGGCGAACAAAAAGAGATTGAGATAGCAAAAGAAGCGAGGCCGATTTTCGTCTTCCGCCATGTAGCCAATAGCGTATAAATGAATTAGCGAACCGACACCCGTAACTACGAGCGCCATAACTGACGATAAATTATCAAAGCGAAAGGCCACGTCGACTGCTACCCCAGCAATCTCAAACCAGTTCCAAGCTTTGGCAACCAAAACACCTTCGAGCAAACTAAGCTGGAAAAACAATCCAACGACGACAGCAAAAGATGAAACGGCAGCAAGAGTAGCAATAGGCCCAACTAAGACGTGCAACCTTCGCCCAGCACCAGATATTAGCCACAACACTGCCGCTCCAAACAGTGGAAGCAGAGGAATTAAGAAAATTTCCCACCTACTTTGCTCAATTGTGCTCAAAGCAACGCTCATTTCCCTAAACCATTTCTAAAGACAAAAATTAATAACGCATCCCTACACTACTCTAAAGAGCTAGGGATGAAACTTCATCTGTCTCAACAGAGTAATAGTTGCGAAAAACCGCAATTATTATTGCAAGCCCAACTGCGGCTTCTGCCGCAGCTACCGCCATAATAAAGATAACAAAAATCTGCCCATCTATAACTCCCAAGTGATTCGAGACAGCCACAAACCCCAAGTTTACGGCATTTAGCATTAACTCAATGCTCATCATGACGATAATCGCGTTGCGGCGCAGAAGAACCCCAAACACACCAATCGCAAAAACAATAGCACTGAGAATCAAATAATGACTTAACATGTTCTTCTTGAATAAGCAGTCCTTATACTACGCCTTGCCACACTAACTATCCATTAACTCTCCGCTCCAGCAGCACGCCTCTTTGCCTCTAGTCCCCGACCAGCCGAAAGTAGTCGCTTTGGCTCTAACGTGAGCACTACAGCACCAACAATCGCAGCTAAAAGCAAAATAGACGTAAGCTCGAAGGGAAGAAGAAAATCTGTAAACATCGATTGCCCTATTTGCTTAACGCCACCACCTGAGGCAGTTAAGATACTAGAAGGCCGTGTGCTACCCACTAGCTCAAGACCCTCTAGCTCCCTAAGCGCAGCCCCACCAACGATGACTACAAATCCAGCTAGAACCAATCCAACCGCTAATCCCTTATACAGAGCCACCTTATCAAACTCGCCCCCATCTCGAATACCAAGGAGCATGATCACAAATATCACGAGAACCATGATGGCTCCCGCATATAGCATCACTTGAATGACGGCGAGAAAATGCGCATCTAAATAGGCAAAATGCCCAGCCACTAAAAACAGCGTAGCTACAAGCCATAGCGCGCTGTTTAGAGGACGCCTAGATAGCACCACCCCTAGGGCAGTAAAAACCGTAAATGCGCTAAGGATTATAGCGAAAAATGACATATTCTAACTATCTCTACAAAATTCCTTCGATGTTTCTATGCATAGAATCCAGAAAGCACCAAAACCACTGTAGCTAAAAGGTTAACAAGTGCTACCGGAAACATAATCTTCCAACATAACCCCATTAGCTGATCATAGCGAAATCGCGGTAACGTCCACCGCACTACCACTTGGAGCACGCAAAAGAAAGCTACCTTTAACATAAAGGCCGCAACACCAAGAATGACACCCCATTGAATGCCCCCACTTGAAATCGACGCAACATCAAAATACGGCAACTGCCAGCCACCAAAGAAGAGCACAACTATTAAGGCAGACGCCACTACTATCTCAGCAAATTCTCCTAACCAAAATAACAAAAATTTCATGCCTGAGTACTCGGTGAGATAGCCAGCAACTAATTCCGATTCGCTTTCAGGTAAATCAAAAGGCGCTCGCTTTGTTTCAGCCATCATAGAGAAGAAAAACAGAATGAAGCCGATTGGATTTAGAAATACTCCCCAACGCGGGAGTCCCAAAAAAGTTCCCCTCTGATACTCAACAATACTAGGAAGATCCAGCGTTTGATAAATGACCAAGACTCCAATAATACTAATACCCATGCTGATCTCGTACGAAATCATTTGGGCAGTAGCTCTGAGCCCACCAAAAAGCGAAAACTTGTTGTTCGACACCCAACCTGCCAATACGACGCCGTATGTAGCAAGCGACCCCATGGCAAAGACGTATAATACCCCAGCGTTTAGCTCCGCTAACTGCAAGCTAATCTCTCGCCCATCCCATAAGATTGGAGGTCCAAGCGGAATGACGGCAAATGAAAGCAAGACAGGAAACACTGCTAAAAAAGGCCCGAGGCTATGCATTAACTGACTCGTCCCCTTTGGCAAGAAATCTTCTTTGAGCAGAGCCTTCACCGGATCGGCCACAATGGTATTGAGCACACCGGCGAGGTCGAAGCCAAACCAGGAAGCTCTATTTGCACCTACTCGATCTTGGATGAGCGCCGAACCCTTTCGCTCCACCCAGATAGTGAATAGAGCAAAGTGCAGCAATACCACCAAAACCACCACCGCCTTAAGCACCACGATGCCAAACTCAACAAGCATATTCTCTACTAAAGCTCCTAAGTAGTCCCTTCTTATCTATCGCTTGCCAAAGACTCGTTCGAAGATGAGCATCTATTTGTTCGCAAAGACTCGAGCGAAAGACCAGATTCTCCAATCCTCGACAAAGACAGCGCACTTAAAGCATCTATCTCTGAAATAATAAACCTAAACAACAAGCGATCATCTACAACCTCATCGGGAAGAATAATTCGTCCTGCGGCCGCGGCTATTTCGCCAAGAATCTGCCACTCCGGCTTGGTAGTCGCTGGCGCTAGCAATAGAGAATTCAAACGCTGAAACCGCAAATCTTTATTCAGCATTACGCCACTTTTCTCGTTTACCGTCCTAGTGGGTAAAACCAAGTCGCAATAAAAATGCGCGCCCTCGCTATCCTCTATACCTCGCGATGTTATAGCTACACTAACCGCTGCCCTGCACATAGCGCTAGTTAGAGAATTATCTACATCCTGGTCGCTGATTGCCGCATCTCCTACTAAGAGCACCTTGCTAATTTGCCCAGTTCGCACCGAGTTTAACAGGTTCTGGTAGCTCTTCTCTAGCGCATCGCGCCAATTTACCTTGCTAGAAAGACCGCCAATTCCAAACAACAGCGCCGAAGACGCATTTGGCGCGCGATCTGGGCTAATTAAAATTTTTTCCTCCTCAGTTAAATCCCGCTGTCTTAACTGCATAGCAATGTTTGGCCCTTTAGGAGAAACTCCCATGACCACCTTTGCAAACTCTAAAGCAATGCACACCTCTTCCAAAGTTAAAAAAGGCGAAAGAAAAACCGCGCTTCTCGACGCATCCTGCCCATCACCACTAGCCAACCTACTTGCTAAAGCATTTGCTTGACTCCACACGAGCTCCCTGAAGCCAACGCAATTTTCCTTGCCCTTAAGCATTGGGCTAAGCAATCTCTTAGCAGGCTGAAAGCGCTCGAAACCGTAGCGACCTTCGTTGCACATCCACTCCAAATTGACATCTTCATTCGGCCTCGCCTTAACGCACACCACTCGTCCATCTCTAACCGCAACCTTGGCATTACATCCAGTTGAACATCCGGTGCAAATGGTATTTACCCACTTGCTAAACCATACACGCGTATTAAAGCGCCACTGGCGATGCGTAAGCGCGCCCACAGGACATAAATCCACGACACTTCCAGACAGCGCGTTGTCGAGTTCCACGCCTGGATAAGTTCCTACAAGGCTTGAATCTCCGCGGTTAAAAATTCCAAGCTCCGAAGTTTTCGTAACTTCATCGCAAAAACGCACGCAGCGCGTACAGAGAATGCAGCGCTCGCCATCAAAAATTACATCTGGACCAAGTGGCAGAGCTTTTACCTTGTGCTTTTTTTCGACTTGGTGGCGCGAAGGCTCTCGACTATATTCGTAATAATAGTCCTGCAACTTGCAGTGCCCA
The Deltaproteobacteria bacterium genome window above contains:
- the nuoL gene encoding NADH-quinone oxidoreductase subunit L, translated to MSVALSTIEQSRWEIFLIPLLPLFGAAVLWLISGAGRRLHVLVGPIATLAAVSSFAVVVGLFFQLSLLEGVLVAKAWNWFEIAGVAVDVAFRFDNLSSVMALVVTGVGSLIHLYAIGYMAEDENRPRFFCYLNLFLFAMLILVLADNLLLMFIGWEGVGLCSYLLIGFWFKDMNNAKAGQKAFVVNRIGDAGFILGVFCLILFAKSLNFVEINSVARSLDGNIVSIIAFLLFVGAVGKSAQIPLFVWLPDAMAGPTPVSALIHAATMVTAGVYLLTRLAGLFLSAPGVLALILVLGTFTALFAASIALVQTDIKRVLAYSTVSQLGYMFMALGAGAFSNGIYHVVTHAFFKACLFMGAGSVIVGCHHEQDMRHFGGLWRKMPVTFLTYLVATLAISGIPFFVGFYSKDQILWTVFSAQSQLFGVEVGVACWFVGLFTAFLTAFYMTRSVAMTFFGKYRGHAHPHESPFTMTLPLIVLALLSTAIFNGEILMHYLEAWTRPDMRGGHEHLAGNHAYRDLERISIIVALCGVFVSGFIYTTMPWFPKWIAKWLPSVYRALCNKWYVDEIYASIVVRPLRGVARLLFSAVDRTLIDGMLVEGSALCVEANGEALRRMQTGQVRFYALVMFLCTFLFILAFLLF
- the nuoK gene encoding NADH-quinone oxidoreductase subunit NuoK, whose protein sequence is MLSHYLILSAIVFAIGVFGVLLRRNAIIVMMSIELMLNAVNLGFVAVSNHLGVIDGQIFVIFIMAVAAAEAAVGLAIIIAVFRNYYSVETDEVSSLAL
- a CDS encoding NADH-quinone oxidoreductase subunit J yields the protein MSFFAIILSAFTVFTALGVVLSRRPLNSALWLVATLFLVAGHFAYLDAHFLAVIQVMLYAGAIMVLVIFVIMLLGIRDGGEFDKVALYKGLAVGLVLAGFVVIVGGAALRELEGLELVGSTRPSSILTASGGGVKQIGQSMFTDFLLPFELTSILLLAAIVGAVVLTLEPKRLLSAGRGLEAKRRAAGAES
- a CDS encoding NADH-quinone oxidoreductase subunit H — its product is MLVEFGIVVLKAVVVLVVLLHFALFTIWVERKGSALIQDRVGANRASWFGFDLAGVLNTIVADPVKALLKEDFLPKGTSQLMHSLGPFLAVFPVLLSFAVIPLGPPILWDGREISLQLAELNAGVLYVFAMGSLATYGVVLAGWVSNNKFSLFGGLRATAQMISYEISMGISIIGVLVIYQTLDLPSIVEYQRGTFLGLPRWGVFLNPIGFILFFFSMMAETKRAPFDLPESESELVAGYLTEYSGMKFLLFWLGEFAEIVVASALIVVLFFGGWQLPYFDVASISSGGIQWGVILGVAAFMLKVAFFCVLQVVVRWTLPRFRYDQLMGLCWKIMFPVALVNLLATVVLVLSGFYA
- a CDS encoding (2Fe-2S)-binding protein; this translates as MDDVKKTVKLTIDGVNVTVPEGTNLIEAARQVGIEIPYYCYHPHLSVSGNCRMCQVEVEGMPRLTIGCNTAVKEAMVVKTQHTSDAVAEAQRATLEFILANHPLDCTVCDQAGHCKLQDYYYEYSREPSRHQVEKKHKVKALPLGPDVIFDGERCILCTRCVRFCDEVTKTSELGIFNRGDSSLVGTYPGVELDNALSGSVVDLCPVGALTHRQWRFNTRVWFSKWVNTICTGCSTGCNAKVAVRDGRVVCVKARPNEDVNLEWMCNEGRYGFERFQPAKRLLSPMLKGKENCVGFRELVWSQANALASRLASGDGQDASRSAVFLSPFLTLEEVCIALEFAKVVMGVSPKGPNIAMQLRQRDLTEEEKILISPDRAPNASSALLFGIGGLSSKVNWRDALEKSYQNLLNSVRTGQISKVLLVGDAAISDQDVDNSLTSAMCRAAVSVAITSRGIEDSEGAHFYCDLVLPTRTVNEKSGVMLNKDLRFQRLNSLLLAPATTKPEWQILGEIAAAAGRIILPDEVVDDRLLFRFIISEIDALSALSLSRIGESGLSLESLRTNRCSSSNESLASDR